The following coding sequences are from one Humulus lupulus chromosome X, drHumLupu1.1, whole genome shotgun sequence window:
- the LOC133806843 gene encoding uncharacterized protein LOC133806843: protein MVNPKENYQAISLRNGKQVEQPSVQKSVVQNEELGEKSDTNVKGVTEDHQGSNKCPPFVDDQPVRVPYSQTLRKTTLDEQFSKFLEVFKKLHINIPFAEALEQMPSYVKFMKEILSKKRKMEDYETVALTEECSAILQRKLPQKLRDLGSFTIPCTIGKFACKHALCDLGASINLMPLSVFRRLGLGEASPTIVTLQLVDRSVKHPRRIIEDVLVKVDKFIFPADFIVLDMEEDENVPIILGRPCLAIGQALIDVQKGELTLRVQSEEVVFNVFKALKFANVNDSCFKVDMVEKVVAEINLMEDSLQKSLTIEDMDAELDSEVQECDLGQGPERPLPSVQKPPELELKSLPAHLRYAFLGEKETLPVIVSSSISNEEMEKLLRVLRTHKLAIGWTLADIQGVSPSTVMHKILMEDDSKPSIEAQR, encoded by the exons ATGGTAAATCCTAAAGAGAACTATCAAGCAATTTCGTTGAGGAATGGTAAACAAGTGGAGCAGCCCAGTGTACAAAAGTCAGTGGTTCAGAATGAAGAGTTGGGTGAGAAATCAGATACAAATGTGAAAGGGGTTACTGAAGATCACCAGGGTTCAAACAAGTGTCCTCCCTTTGTTGATGACCAGCCAGTTCGAGTTCCATATTCTCAGACGCTTAGAAAAACTACACTGGAtgaacagttttctaagtttttagaggtaTTCAAAAAGTTGCATATCAatattccttttgctgaggcATTAGAGCAGATGCCTAGCTATGTGAAATTTATGAAAGAGATTCTGTCCAAGAAAAGGAAGATGGAAGATTATGAGACGGTGgcgctcactgaagagtgcagtgcgATATTGCAGAGGAAGTTGCCCCAAAAGTTAAGAGATCTGGGGAGCTTTACTATACCGTGTACAATCGGGAAGTTTGCATGTAAGCATGCTTtgtgtgatttgggggcgagtatAAATCTGATGCCTTTGTCTGTATtcagaagacttggtttgggaGAGGCTAGTCCTACAATAGTTACATTACAGCTTGTAGATCGTTCAGTTAAACACCCCAGAAGAATAATAGAGGATGTCCTTGTTAAAGTGGACAAATTCATTTTTCCGGCAGATTTCATAGTATTGGATATGGAAGAAGATGAAAATGTCCCAATCATTCTGGGAAGACCATGTTTAGCTATTGGACAGGCTTTAATTGATGTTCAGAAAGGTGAGCTGACACTTCGAGTTCAGAGCGAAGAAGTGGTATTCAATGTGTTTAAGGCCTTAAAGTTTGCAAATGTAAATGACAGCTGTTTCAAAGTTGACATGGTAGAGAAAGTAGTGGCAGAAATTAATCTCATGGAGGATTCACTTCAGAAGAGTTTGACAATTGAGGATATGGATGCTGAGTTAGACAGTGAAGTCCAAGAGTGT GACTTGGGCCAAGGACCTGAAAGACCATTACCATCAGTTCAGAAACCTCCAGAGTTGGAATTGAAATCATTGCCTGCACATCTTCGATATGCTTTTCTGGGTGAGAAGGAGACTTTACCAGTCATTGtgtcttcttctatttctaatgAGGAGATGGAAAAATTGTTACGGGTGTTGAGAACCCATAAGTTGGCAATTGGATGGACGTTGGCAGATATTCAGGGAGTAAGTCCATCCACAGTTATGCACAAGATCTTGATGGAAGATGACAGTAAGCCCTCCATTGAAGCACAACGTTGA